From Balneola sp. MJW-20:
TTTTCCAGTACTGCATACTCAATATTTTTACCACTGATCGATGAGAGAATTTTTTCAGCCGGAATAATTCCCTCCAGGTGATCCAGAACCATTGGATAAAATCGGTTTTCCAACTCAGAGATTTTTTTATCGGCAGCAAAGTGACTTCCTCTCAAGTAAAGGGAACCCAGCAAGAGCAGCAGGGTGAGTATGATCAGAATAAAGAAGGTCACCAGTAATAACTGGGAGCTTTGCTCAATAGATACCTGAAGCAGGATCAGCATTATCTTATATATTAAGAAAGCACTTTAGACAGTCGCATGATCAACTCTCCCGGACGAAATGGTTTGTCCATATATTCGTCCACCTCCAGATCAAACCCGGTTTTTATATCCTCTTCCCGGTTTTTACTGGTCAGCATGATCACTTTTGTATCTTTGATGACAGAATGTTGCCGAATCTTTCTGAGAATTTCAAAGCCATTCATACTAGGAAGCATCACATCCAGAATAATAACATCTGGCTTCAGGCTAACTGCTGCATCATAACCTTCCTTTCCATTGGAGCGATGCTCGAACCGATAGCCTTCACCACTGACCTTATGCTGTACAAGTCGAGCAGTGGCCGGTTCATCTTCTATCAATAATATCAGGGGAGCTTTTTCTGCCATCTGACCAATATACAAATATCGCAATGATGGAATAAAACACATTTATCAGAACTTAAGTTTTATGAAATTCAGGCGGGAACAATTTTTATAAATAAGATTAAAATATACTTCTAATCAGCAATTAACCTCTGTATTCGCTTAAACCTGCAATTTCTAATTTATTTGCTATGGTTTATTGACGAATAAAGGGGTAAAATAACCCCCCAGCTTAAGGGTAATTATAACAGGACAACAAAATGAATTTAGGTTTTCATAATGTTCATGGCATATACTTTGCAATAGAGCAAGATCTCTACGATGAGAAATACTCGTCTTACTTTGTTCATAATAATATCTTCTCTGATCAAAAAAGGCTTGATATTGAGGTGGCTAAATCCATCCGTGAAGAAAATGACGGGCTCTATCTGAACCACATTAAAGTTGACAAGAATAAAGAGCTTTTATATTGGGAGTATGACGTTCATGCGAGCGATCTTGAAGAATTATACCAGAAAACAGTCAGTGCAATAGATGCTATACGGTCCTGGGAAACAGGGAAGAATTGATCTGACTCAACCCTAACAAGGGTTGTCGACTGGTGGATTTCCATCCCTTATGAAAAGTGAGCTATCATATCATTTGCAGATAAGTAAAAATAAATCAATATTATAAGCTGTTGATGGGCTGGAACAAGAGAGGTTAAAAAAGAGGCTCCCATTCGGGAGCCTGCTTTGCTTTTAATTCAATTTATTTAGGACTATTCGATTCTATAGCCGATATAGTTAATTATATATCAGGGCTTTATCACTAATTTACCGCGGGTGTGCAGCTGTTCGATCTGTCTCATCGCCTCCCCAACTTCATCAAGCTCATAGGTTCCTGACACCTCTATTTTGAGTTTACCGGCATCGGCAAGTTGTCTCAGATGATCCAGTTCAGTTGCATTAGGCTCCACGAAAACATAGTTAAATGCTATATCATCGCTTATTTCCGGCTGACTTTTAGTGATAGATACCAGTCGTCCACCTTTCTTCAATACTGAGGCTTGCAAGCACTGATCCAGTGAGTTACCCCGTGAACAATGAAAGATCACATCAATACCATCAGGATATATTTTTTTGATCGATTCACCCACATCACCTGCAGAATAATCGATCACATGGTCAGCACCCAGCTCCTTCATGAATGTATGATTCTTCTCGCTGGCCACTCCTATCACATTTGCTCCTTCAGCCTTAGCCAATTGAATAGCTATAGATCCTACTCCCCCGGATGCACCGAGAATGGCAACAGTATCTTTCTCACTAAGATCGGCTGCATCGAATAATGATTGATAGGCTGTAAGTCCCGCCAGTGGAATGCCCGCTGCTTCTTCCATAGACAGGGTCTCCGGTTTTGAAGCCAGATAACTCTCGGGAATGACCGTGTATTCTGCAAAGGTTCCCCATTTGATCTGAGGGCGACGGGCATATGCATATACTTCATCTCCTTCGTCAAATCTTCGGGCAGCATGCCCCCTCTTTTCCACTACTCCGGCCATGTCCCAGCCCGGAATGACTGGAAATTCAGCCGGCAACATCTCATTCAGCATTCCTTTAGCTATTGCTGCGTCGACCGGGTTTATCCCTGCTGCTTTTATTTTTACCAGAACCTCACCTTCACCCGGTTCGGGCAGTTCCAGTTCACCTGTCTTAAACTGTTCATCTTCTAATTCACCGAATTCTTTAAAATAGGAGGCTTTCATCAAGTTTCTCATTAAACGGTTCTCTTTTGCTGTTCTGTTATTTAATAAGTTAACATTCAAGCGTTTAAATCAGTTCGATCAGATCACCCGGTACTCGCTCCCCAGAAGTTGCAACTACTTAATTTGATGATGTCAATTCTCAAGCCTTAACTTTCAGCTTTGAGCCTCTGGATCTCCGCTCCCATCCATATATAATTTTCGGTAGAGAATGGCCGGCAGGGTAAACAGTACAATAAATACACCGTTTACAGCCAGGATCTCGTTAACAGAACTGCCCGGTAAATTTTGCATCCCGGTGATTAGTGCAATCACGGTGATGATCAACAGGGATACGGACATCGCAAAGAAGGTGTAGGATAATCCCCGTGGTTTTAACCCTGAAATTAAAGCCCCGATCAGTCCGACCGCGATCACACCCAGATACATAAGGTTGGCCGGATCATTTTCACTGCCGATCAGTCCAACGGCACCGTTGGACCACAGAAGGAACAGCATAGCTGCAGTTCCCAGCCCCGTTGCGATTCTATACAAACTGTTATCCATCCTTTGTCTGATCAGTACATAGGCTGCTCCTGCACCAAACAATAGTAAGCCCGCTATCAGGAAGTCTGAACCTGACCACACGACTTCATTCGTGAACTGCATTACTGTAAGGGGAATGCTCAACAGAACAGCGGTGATTGCTGCTACTTTGATCAGGGGTAATTTAAAGTTTTTTATTGCATTCATAAGGATACCTGTGTTGTTTAATTATACTTTGTATTACAAAGTAGATTTTCAAATTTTTTTTTCGATTCTCAACTATTCATTATGACAGATCAGACTTACAGACTGGAACTCTTGTGATTTAATCATGATGCTATGCTTATTTGGATCGTTCAGGTATTCTTTTTCTGAGCATTGATGATCTGCTCCATCACCTTCAGATAGTCATCAAATGCTTTCTTGCCGGTTGCACTCATACCGTATCGGGTGTTGGGTTTATTATCAATAAAGGACTTTATACTCTTGATGAAGCCTTCCTTTTCTAGTTTTCTTATGTGAGTTGCCAGGTTCCCGTCAGTCACCTCCAGTAATTCTTTCAGGGCTGTGAAATCCAGTTCTTCATTCACAGCCAGAGCGGACATTATACCCAGCCTGACCCTGCTTTCAAATGCTTTATGTAGATCATCGAATGATACTTTCACTTTTGTCACCGCTCGTACCTAAAGTACATATAGATACCGTAGATCAGATGTGCGGCCCCGAAGCCGATCGCCCAGAAGAAAAGTCCGCTTTCGATAAACCAGCAGTTTAAGATCCCCAGTATGATCTGAGTCTGACCCAGGTACTTCACCTCTTTAATAGTGAAATTAGATGCATTGAAAAGGGCCAGGCCGTAAAAGATCAGGGTCATGGGCGCGATCAGTCCCTGAAAACCCTGGTAGACCAGTACCGCGATCAAAAGGCCACCCGAAAATAATGGAACCAGCATATTCAGCAACATACGCCTGGAAGTCAGGTTCCAGGCTTTTTCACCGTTGTTCTCTGCTTTTTTCCGTGAAAAATAGATCGCTGTAACCAATGCGCTAATCAAGATACCGGTTGCCACAATAACTGTCCGGTGTAGATATGGAGAAGAATAAAGAAAAGCATCAGGTCTGAATTCCAGATAATGGTGAGCGACCCACGCCCCTAACAGCGCATAGATGCCGGCCATGATACCTGCCCACCCTGACAGTGATAAAAATTTAGAGGAGCGCTCCATCATCGAGCGGATCTCAGCGAGGTCCTGTATATAATCCCTTTCTTCTTTCATGCAAAGTACTTTTTATTACAAAGTAGTTTATCCTTCTATGAGATGCAATAGATGCTGGAAGGTTGCACAGAAAGTGAATGCTCATCTCTCAATTTTTGTCCTATTTACAGAACAAGCAAAACAACTATTTATCATGTCGTACAACGTACAGATCCTGGAAACTGAAAATTTAACTCATGATGTGATTCAGCTCACCGTCGAAAGACCGGATGACTATATCTTCGAACCCGGTCAGGCTACAGAAGTAGCGATCGACAAGGAAGGCTGGAGAGAGGAAAAGCGACCCTTTACTTTCACCTCACTGAATGAGGACGAGCACCTCGAATTTGTGATCAAGATCTATCCGGATCATGATGGGGTGACCGAGCAGATCGGAAAGCTGCAGAAAGGAGACTCTCTCATTATCGGAGATTCCTGGGGTACCATTCAGTATAAAGGAGAAGGAGTATTTCTGGCCGGCGGAGCTGGCGTGACTCCCTTTATTGCGATCTTTCGCAATCTTCAGATGAAAGGAAATGTGGGCAATAATAAACTGATCTTTTCCAATAAGACGGATGATGACATCATCCTGAAAGAGGATTTTGAGGATATACTGGGCGATAATTTTATCAATGTGATCACCGATGAGGAAACCGGAGAAGGTATTTTCCTGGACGGGTTCATTGATAAAGACTTTCTGGCAGAGCAGATCGATGATTTCGACCAGGAGTTCTATATCTGCGGGCCAGGCCCCTTTAACGAAAGCATGATGAATTACCTGAAAGAGCTCGGGGCCGACCCAGAGGCTCTGGTCTTTGAGGAGTAACTCCTCATCTGTTCAAGTTGTAAATACTCGAACCTAACAGACTGCTTCCGGTAATCTTAATCATTCAGAGCTGCAATAAGTGTCTCTGCTTCACTCTTCAATTCTTTGATAGTGTTCAGCTGAAACCGGTCAAATGTAAGCAGTGATTCCAACTCGGCGGCGAACTGACGATCCGATAAGGCCATTTCCGTGAGTTTTTCCAATGAGCCTTCTCTTGAGGTAATTCCTATGCCCAGACGTTGTTTTGATTTATTTATCGTCAGCCAGCTTTGCTGATTATTAAAATACTCCTGTTCCATGACCTCATCCACACGAGCATAATAATCCTGTATTCTGGAAGCCAGGTCTCTGTTTTTGATCAGGTAAAACTCTCCGGCCCCAATCAGGCTGTTATAAGTGTGGCGGTTACCATCAACAGTTTTCAGTGTAGACAGGATACCGTTCGTTTCAGAGGGATCTTTTTCTTCATAAGGGAGGAAATTATCGCCCTCATTTAAACTGCTCAAAATACCTGCATTCTTAAGGATCATGGAGGTTATTGAAAGCCGTCTGGAGGTCGCATTTAAAATATCATTCATCTCTTTCACATCCGCCTGAAGATCATGCTTAAGGCTTTCAAGCCTGCTCTGGATCCTATGCTGAATAATTCTTTCTTCATTCCAGTTGTTAACCTGCAGAGCCAGCAGGATACCTACCATGATCAGTGCGATCTCGCCGAAAGCATATTTCATATACCGGGATGAAAATCCTTTCTCTAAAATCTTTTTTCTGATTTTTCTGAAGAACCTGATCATAACCAGACGAAATGGGTTGAAAAGATCTTAAGGTATGATTTAATCACTTTTAGCTGATTAATCAACTGTTTTTTTATGTCAACCAGGTATGGAGTGGTTGCTTTTTCTCTGGTATAGCTGCAGATTGAGGGGGGTGATTTGATCAGTCTGCCGGCGCTGAATTTGAAAAAGACCAGTGTTGGTAGCTTCCCTGAAGCTAATCAAAGGGGTATGTTTATGGATATAAGCAGATTTTACCGGCAGCTTACAACGTACCATTGCCATTC
This genomic window contains:
- a CDS encoding response regulator transcription factor, whose amino-acid sequence is MAEKAPLILLIEDEPATARLVQHKVSGEGYRFEHRSNGKEGYDAAVSLKPDVIILDVMLPSMNGFEILRKIRQHSVIKDTKVIMLTSKNREEDIKTGFDLEVDEYMDKPFRPGELIMRLSKVLS
- a CDS encoding NADP-dependent oxidoreductase, producing MRNLMKASYFKEFGELEDEQFKTGELELPEPGEGEVLVKIKAAGINPVDAAIAKGMLNEMLPAEFPVIPGWDMAGVVEKRGHAARRFDEGDEVYAYARRPQIKWGTFAEYTVIPESYLASKPETLSMEEAAGIPLAGLTAYQSLFDAADLSEKDTVAILGASGGVGSIAIQLAKAEGANVIGVASEKNHTFMKELGADHVIDYSAGDVGESIKKIYPDGIDVIFHCSRGNSLDQCLQASVLKKGGRLVSITKSQPEISDDIAFNYVFVEPNATELDHLRQLADAGKLKIEVSGTYELDEVGEAMRQIEQLHTRGKLVIKP
- a CDS encoding winged helix-turn-helix domain-containing protein, which gives rise to MKVSFDDLHKAFESRVRLGIMSALAVNEELDFTALKELLEVTDGNLATHIRKLEKEGFIKSIKSFIDNKPNTRYGMSATGKKAFDDYLKVMEQIINAQKKNT
- a CDS encoding FAD-binding oxidoreductase; the encoded protein is MSYNVQILETENLTHDVIQLTVERPDDYIFEPGQATEVAIDKEGWREEKRPFTFTSLNEDEHLEFVIKIYPDHDGVTEQIGKLQKGDSLIIGDSWGTIQYKGEGVFLAGGAGVTPFIAIFRNLQMKGNVGNNKLIFSNKTDDDIILKEDFEDILGDNFINVITDEETGEGIFLDGFIDKDFLAEQIDDFDQEFYICGPGPFNESMMNYLKELGADPEALVFEE
- a CDS encoding DUF6090 family protein, with protein sequence MKYAFGEIALIMVGILLALQVNNWNEERIIQHRIQSRLESLKHDLQADVKEMNDILNATSRRLSITSMILKNAGILSSLNEGDNFLPYEEKDPSETNGILSTLKTVDGNRHTYNSLIGAGEFYLIKNRDLASRIQDYYARVDEVMEQEYFNNQQSWLTINKSKQRLGIGITSREGSLEKLTEMALSDRQFAAELESLLTFDRFQLNTIKELKSEAETLIAALND